Part of the Panicum virgatum strain AP13 chromosome 4N, P.virgatum_v5, whole genome shotgun sequence genome is shown below.
TTCCACGAAAGCAATGggttgtggctggtgctgatgaCATGTTCATCCGTGTGTATAACTATAATACTATGGATAAGGTGAAGATGTTTGAAGCTCACACTGATTACATTAGGTGTGTGGCTGTTCACCCGACCTTGCCTTATGTGTTGTCATCATCAGATGACATGCTCATAAAGCTCTGGGACTGGGATAAGGGCTGGATGTGTACTCAAATCTTTGAGGGCCACTCTCACTATGTCATGCAAATCACATTTAACCCGAAGGACACAAATACTTTCGCCAGTGCTTCCCTTGATCGTACTGTAAAGGTACCCATTCTGTTTGGTTTTCGGTATGTGCTAATTTCTCACTTCCCTCTTTCCTAGCCTTAACAAGCAGTTTTCTGCACGTGCAATTTTCAGATCTGGAGTCTTGGTTCACCTGATCCTAACTTCACATTGGATGGTCATTCAAAAGGTGTAAACTGTATAGATTACTTCACTGGTGGTGACCGGCCATATCTAATTACCGGCTCTGATGACCAAACTGCGAAGGTATGACATGTTCATTTAGCGATGCACATATGAGCATTTTAGACATTGTTACTGACGAGTTAATTTATTTAGGTTTGGGATTATCAAACAAAGAGCTGTGTTCAAACACTTGAAGGACATGCCCATAATGTCTCTGCTGTATGTTTCCATCCCGAGCTTCCAATAATAATGACAGGTTCAGAGGATGGAACTGTTCGTCTATGGCACTCAACTACCTACAGGTTCTGCTGTGTCTGTTCTAGTTTGTGGCCTTGTGACACTGTCTTTGTGTTTACTTCTTGATATGTTTAGTGCTCTTGCATTAGTATTTCTGTGCAAAAGTTGTGCTAATTTGATTGTACCAATTAAATGTTCTCATGATCACACCCAGGGTAGTGCTATCATTAGATAAACAGGCGAGCACATGCTACATGTGATTTGAGGCAAAAAAAACATACTGTTGCTTAACAATGGTGATAGTGGGATGCAGTTAAATTTCTCAGCTGAACCGAAAACTGTGACTGACTATTTGAAAAAATGGAGTGAATTTTTGTATTTAAGTATGACAAGTTGACTGTGGTCACAAACAGGGCTACAAGTTTTGGGTTTGCAAATTCCCATATATTCTCAGGTTACATTAATTGGTTTGCTGATGGCTACAAGGTTACACTAGGGTTACATTTACCAATTCAGTTTTCTTTGATTTCTAGATTCCCCAGAGTATGTGTTGTTCCCCATTCTAAATTGTCCCTCAAACACCTTGTCGCTTACTTCCCACTTCCCAGAACATACATAACGAAAACTAGGTAGATAATTATGACTTTGAGgttgggggggtggggggggggggtcgtacCTGGCCGTGAAATCCCTATCTTTTTCTTTACCGTGGTTACAGGTCTACTGCCCGTTTCATCAGTTTTTGCTACATATTTTAAGATGCTTTTGTTTTAATGAATAATTTTGGTCTTATGGTGACATTTAACTTTTCTGTTAATGGAAACTTGATGGTAACATCGTTGTCTTTGCCCTTACAGGCTTgagcatagtcacaaagttcctgggtcgactgggtcgaggaacggggtcgagggtcgagggtcgtcattttataaaattgtggtacgaagggggtatacatctatggaacgataaattattatgtgggacgcgaccctgattcatcggggtcgatatcttcgggtcgataaagacaaaaactatatatgtgctactaatgaagaaaataatctgcacaagcatataagaaacatatgAAAGAGTACATTTGGACcatgctacacgtactcagctcattgtctaacaaaaaccacaccaatccactgtctttaacctccttatcccaattaaatctgctagcaatgggactgcgacccctttcaatccgggacacgatccaaccttgaatgggacgctgaccctcttcgaccccgaccctcgaatcggaacgacgttcccgggtcgagggacgaggcatcgaccccgaatcctgtgactatgggCTTGAGAATACACTTAACTATGGCCTTGAACGAGTTTGGGCATTAGGTTACATGAAGGGCTCACGGAGGTATTAAAAACTGATTTTTCttgttttctccaaatttgttATTGTTTTCTTGAATATATTCAATTCATGCAGAGTTGTGATTGGATATGACGAAGGAACAATAATGATTAAGATTGGCCGTGAAGAACCTGTTGCTAGCATGGATAGCAGTGGTAAAATCATATGGGCCAAGCATAATGAAATTCAAACTGTTAATATCAAGGCTGTTGGCGCGGACACTGAGGTTATCTTCATAATCCATGCCATCTTGTTGATAATGGTTGATATCAGATTCTGATTCATAATGCTTTTAATTTGCATCATTTGTCAGATCGCAGATGGTGAACGTCTGCCATTGGCTGTAAAGGAGCTGGGAAGTTGtgatctttacccacaagtatgTTTCTTTTGCTATTACGTGAATGCTTTTGTTTAATAGCTTTCTTCTGCTCCATGTGACAGTAGAAAAACAAAGAGGTTCCTATATTTCTGCATGGTTTTGCCATTGCACTGTGTGTACTAGTAATTACTTTCTTCTCCCTCGGTGTCATTGAACATTTTCAGTATCTTATCTTTTCTGTTTGggctcttctttttctcttttttggtAGATGTTGCTTATGCATTTCTCACCATTATAATTTTACTTCTATTTATTTACTATCTCAATTAATGAACGACAGAAGCCAGAGCCCATTGgctaattttgaaattttgcttGATGGGGCTAAGAATTGTTTGTATTATATGCTTCTAAAAAGTATTGGATAGTTTTCTTTAGATTAGATGTGCAAACTCTTTTTTTTATGGAAGCAAGAAACCACTAACTTTCCACAACTTTTTTCATACTTTTGTTTGGAAAGTAAAAAATATTACTAACTAATCCTTCCTGTTGTTTCAGAGTTTAAGACACAATCCAAATGGGAGGTTTGTTGTTGTATGTGGAGATGGAGAGTACATTATCTACACAGCGCTAGCATGGAGAAATAGATCCTTTGGGTCTGCTCTTGAAATTGTCTGGTCAACTGATGGAGAGTATGCTGTAAGGGAAAGCCCATCAAAAATAAAGATCTACAGTAAAAACTTTCAGGTTTGCTCTCTATGTAATATAATTTGTCAGTGGCGATTTTCATTCTTTTTGTTGCTAGTCAATTTTCATCCCTACTCAAAATTTTAGAATGTTTAACCTCACTTCAGATATAACAAGAGTGGTACACTGTTTTCGGTATTCTGGTGCCTTAGATTATTGAGCCTTGAGTGCTTTAATTTTTATTATGCCTCAAGGGACTAGGATACCATAATCTGCATTACCATATGTGTCACATGTTTGAAGAACAACAATTTAGGTGCTGTTTTTTTATACGAATCTCCAAGGTCCAAATTAGGAAAGTTTGTTAGTAAAACCGAATGAAAAAGCCAGTGGCTTGTCTTATTTTATGAAAACTATGCAAGCAAAGAAGCTACTGCAGCTAGTTTGATCGACTGTGCAATAATTGACTTTCAGTTTGGAACATCTTATAGTGCTTATTATGATTATTTCTCAAACTTATGCTGATAAGAGCAGCTGTAATTTCAGGAGAGGAAAAGTATAAGACCAGCATTCTCTGCCGAACGTATACATGGTGGGGTATTGCTTGCAATGTGTACGAATGACTTCATTTGTTTCTATGACTGGGCAGAGTGCAGGTTGATACGTCGAATTGATGTGAATGTAAAAGTGAGTAACTTTGCTTCAAGAATGGATATCTATATTGCTGCCTTTACCCTTTTTTGTTGTCGGATCCCACTGGAATTTATTACTTGTGCCTGCTGCAGAATGTATATTGGGCTGACAGTGGTGATTTGGTAACAATAGCAAGTGATTCATCATTCTACATTTTGAAGTACAATGTGAGTTAATTTCATTGCATGCTAGCTATTTTGTGTTAGTCAAGCACATCTCATGTTCTCCTACTGATGATATCCTTGTTTATAATTTACTAACACTACTGTGACTTGATAACATATAGAGGGATCTCGTTTCTTCTCATCTAGATGGAGGGGCTTCAGTTGGTGAGGAAGGTGTGGAAGATGCCTTTGAATTGCTTCATGAGATAAATGAACGTGTCCGTACTGGGTTATGGGTCGGAGATTGTTTCATATACAATAATTCTTTATGGCGGCTAAATTACTGCGTTGGAGGAGAGGTTAACACTTAATTTCACCATTCTCTGTAGTATCTTTTAtgcatatcttttttttttgagatagtTTGGTTTTAGATGCTATCTTTTTACAATTTCACGTGCTACAGGTTACTACAATGTTTCACTTGGACCGGCCTATGTATTTATTAGGATATCTTGCTAACCAAAGTCGTGTATATCTAATAGACAAGGAGTTCCAGTAAGCAACAAAGCGAGATACTTATTTACTTAACCCTCCTTCATGATATGCTTTTGTGTTATGATGAACAAGTTTTATTGCTGCAGTGTGGTGGGTTATACTTTACTACTCAGTTTGATTGAGTACAAAACACTCGTGATGCGTGGGGATTTGGAACGTGCAAATACCATTTTACCATCAATACCAAAGGAACAACACAACAGGTGCCATCCTGTTCGAAAATTGATTGTACTGGGTGTTACTTTAACTTTATGTGGCCCATTGTTTATATGATTTACTTTTGGCTTGCAGTGTGGCACATTTTCTTGAATCACGTGGCATGTTGGAGGAAGCCCTTGATATAGCGACTGACCCTAATTACAGATTTGACCTGGCTGTGCAGCTTGGCAGCCTGGAAATTGCAAAGGCATGGTGCAATTATACTGTTTAGATACATCATCCAAGAattttttcccttgaatgcactTTAATATCTAGTTCCTTTGCAGGAAATTGCTGTTGAGGCGCGAAGTGAATCAAAGTGGAAGCAGCTGGGGGAACTTGCTATGTCCACTGGAAAGGTATTTTTGTCATTTTTTCATCCATGTGGTTCACTAGTTATTGTGTATATATACATAGAATGGTGATGATTGGTTTGCTGCAGCCTTAATAATATTTCTCGATTCTATAAATCTTCACTCATGTATCATAATTTCCCATTAGATTGAGTTTGTTGCTTACTCATTgccatatataatttttttctgcCTTTTCTCTAGATTGCAAACATTTGGACTTAAACAACTTTTACATTGCATATACAATAACTGCAGCTCGAGATGGCAGAAGAATGTCTGCTTCAAGCTACAGACCTTAGTGGGTTATTGCTTCTATATTCATCACTTGGAGATGCTGAAGGGATAACAAAACTGGCGTGCATGGCTAAAGAGCTAGGAAAGAACAACGTTGCTTTCCTTTGCTTGTTTATGCTAGGCAAATTGGAAGAATGCCTTCAATTGTTGGTTGATAGGTAGCCTTCTGCAATGCACATCTCCCTATCAGGTAAAATCTTGATTTGGACAATATATGTTGACAATTATGTCATTGGCTGTACAGCAACCGTATTCCTGAAGCAGCATTGATGGCACGATCATATCTTCCAAGCAAAGTTTCTGATATTGTTTCAATATGGAAAAAGGATCTTCAAAAGGTATCTCCCAAATAAATTATTTCTTTGCACACCTCAGATCGCTCTTCACATTTTCCCCATAAAAGTGAACACTTAATATGCTCTTTTTCCAATTCTCTGAAGCATAAACTGTTACATCAGTTTGTAAGAATATATCTCTGCATGGTACTCGCTGCTATGCATTGCAATCGTTTGGTTGAGTTTGTTTTACGGGCTTCTGATTGCTACTATAGCCACTTTCTTCTGTTTACCAACTGTAAAACTGTCAGTAATAGAAGTATCTGCAAATTAGGCTCATGGGCGGAATGTTACTGTGAATATATGATTTCTGACTAGTGTTTACTTTGTTTAAGATTTGTTGAGAATGTAAACTTAATTGTTAGGACAAACCTATATGGTTGAAGTTGTGAAAGAATAAATGTTTCATCTTATATGCTCATATAGGTATTATACTGCCATGATATCACCAATTACTGATATTCTATATATCAAAGTAAAATCAACTTTGGGCTCAAATTAGTATTTTGGAGAACTGGATTGCATTGTTATGGAATGCGCAGAATGCATGATTCTAACTAGTCTGCTTCAAAAAGGACCAGTATCAGGTTTATATTCATCGAATTTGATAGTTGAGACCCAGTGTGTAACGCTGATTTCATTATGCTTGCTTGATGAATTATCTGTACCATCTATGATCATAGGAGTACAAAGTATTGATGTTTTTCCATAGTTTATTTATTATGCCCACTGTGTTGTCATTCAAGCTATTAGCAAGGGTTGGCTTGGCTTATTAGTTCTTTTTTATCTGTGACTTTTAAGGTGAACTCCAAAGCTGCAGAATCTCTGGCAGATCCTGCCGAGTACCCAAACCTGTTCGAGGACTGGCAGATTGCTCTCAGTGTAGAATCTACTCTTGCTCCCAAGAGGTATTTATTCACCATCATGGCTTATAAAGGCATAAAGCTCAAATGAATGTATCGAACTTTTAGTATCTTCCCATGATGTAACTAGACAATCCATTAATATGTTGCGGTATCATTAGAAACTTCATATTCTGGCAATCTTCAAACGATGCTTTCCTGTACTATTCTGGCATTTGTTCATATGCATTTGTGCCTTCTTTGCTGGTGAAGTTAGGTAATTTGTTGGCATAAAAATATTCCTTTAGTGGTTATTCTGATGCAGAATTGCAGTATCCGAAATAAAGATTTACACCGTAAGAAAACCAATCTTAGTAAGATAATATCTAAATCGTTCTGCAAAAAAATGTTATATTGAAGAAATAGATTCAACGTGAAATCTTTGATGTTGGATGAAACCGTTGAAGGCTTATTTAAAGATGGTACTTCGCTCCTACAAAATGATGCGCACACGTTGCATCAAACTGTGGCACTAGATGGGGAGGAGTCCCACCTGAGCTGTGACCTCTATCCCATCTTCCTTCATGTTCCTCTTGTACCTGGTGGCTTCCGTGTGGCTACATCATCTTAGCCACATACCCAGGCATGGTGGTTGGCAGGGTGATGTGGGTAAGAGGGCCATCAAGGTGATGCACAAACAGGCAGCAACAGTGAACCAAGCCTCCGCTCCTGCTGGAGGACTGGAGATATAGGGGGTTGTGGAGCAATGAGATATTACTTTTCTTAGCAGCGGACTTGAAAAGCCACCTACAGACGCTTCACGAACGATAAACTGCATGGAACTATGTGGCATTCTCAGTTAGAGACCATCCGCCATGCGTGGAATTTTGAGTCACCTTGTACGACTTAAACTAGTTCTGTTTATTCATTTATGGAATGCGTATTTTATGGCATGCATGCACTCACCTGGCAGAAATAGTATGTGTTGCAATTTTCTATGATATAACAAGGATTATGAGACCATTTTGATAAATGTGTTATGGGACATTCAGTTTTAAAGAAATACTCTTACTCTTTAGATTATATCCTGACAAGATCTTGTTTGAATAGGGGTGTCTATCCACCTGCTGAGGAGTACATGACTTATGCGGAGAGGCCCAATGAGAGCCTTGTGGAAGCTTTCAAAAGTATGAATATGGAAGAAGAGATACCAAGTGAGAATGGAGATCCTGCTCATGAGGTAGTACACTT
Proteins encoded:
- the LOC120670995 gene encoding coatomer subunit beta'-2-like isoform X1 produces the protein MPLRLEIKRKLAQRSERVKSVDLHPTEPWIMSSLYSGSVCIWNYQTQTMVKSFEVSELPVRSAKFIPRKQWVVAGADDMFIRVYNYNTMDKVKMFEAHTDYIRCVAVHPTLPYVLSSSDDMLIKLWDWDKGWMCTQIFEGHSHYVMQITFNPKDTNTFASASLDRTVKIWSLGSPDPNFTLDGHSKGVNCIDYFTGGDRPYLITGSDDQTAKVWDYQTKSCVQTLEGHAHNVSAVCFHPELPIIMTGSEDGTVRLWHSTTYRLENTLNYGLERVWALGYMKGSRRVVIGYDEGTIMIKIGREEPVASMDSSGKIIWAKHNEIQTVNIKAVGADTEIADGERLPLAVKELGSCDLYPQSLRHNPNGRFVVVCGDGEYIIYTALAWRNRSFGSALEIVWSTDGEYAVRESPSKIKIYSKNFQERKSIRPAFSAERIHGGVLLAMCTNDFICFYDWAECRLIRRIDVNVKNVYWADSGDLVTIASDSSFYILKYNRDLVSSHLDGGASVGEEGVEDAFELLHEINERVRTGLWVGDCFIYNNSLWRLNYCVGGEVTTMFHLDRPMYLLGYLANQSRVYLIDKEFHVVGYTLLLSLIEYKTLVMRGDLERANTILPSIPKEQHNSVAHFLESRGMLEEALDIATDPNYRFDLAVQLGSLEIAKEIAVEARSESKWKQLGELAMSTGKLEMAEECLLQATDLSGLLLLYSSLGDAEGITKLACMAKELGKNNVAFLCLFMLGKLEECLQLLVDSNRIPEAALMARSYLPSKVSDIVSIWKKDLQKVNSKAAESLADPAEYPNLFEDWQIALSVESTLAPKRGVYPPAEEYMTYAERPNESLVEAFKSMNMEEEIPSENGDPAHEVIEDDGVEESQEESQEDAVEVEPDGSIDSGVLVNGNDGEEHWGMNNEGTSSA
- the LOC120670995 gene encoding coatomer subunit beta'-2-like isoform X2; translation: MPLRLEIKRKLAQRSERVKSVDLHPTEPWIMSSLYSGSVCIWNYQTQTMVKSFEVSELPVRSAKFIPRKQWVVAGADDMFIRVYNYNTMDKVKMFEAHTDYIRCVAVHPTLPYVLSSSDDMLIKLWDWDKGWMCTQIFEGHSHYVMQITFNPKDTNTFASASLDRTVKIWSLGSPDPNFTLDGHSKGVNCIDYFTGGDRPYLITGSDDQTAKVWDYQTKSCVQTLEGHAHNVSAVCFHPELPIIMTGSEDGTVRLWHSTTYRLENTLNYGLERVWALGYMKGSRRVVIGYDEGTIMIKIGREEPVASMDSSGKIIWAKHNEIQTVNIKAVGADTEIADGERLPLAVKELGSCDLYPQSLRHNPNGRFVVVCGDGEYIIYTALAWRNRSFGSALEIVWSTDGEYAVRESPSKIKIYSKNFQERKSIRPAFSAERIHGGVLLAMCTNDFICFYDWAECRLIRRIDVNVKNVYWADSGDLVTIASDSSFYILKYNRDLVSSHLDGGASVGEEGVEDAFELLHEINERVRTGLWVGDCFIYNNSLWRLNYCVGGEVTTMFHLDRPMYLLGYLANQSRVYLIDKEFHVVGYTLLLSLIEYKTLVMRGDLERANTILPSIPKEQHNSVAHFLESRGMLEEALDIATDPNYRFDLAVQLGSLEIAKEIAVEARSESKWKQLGELAMSTGKLEMAEECLLQATDLSGLLLLYSSLGDAEGITKLACMAKELGKNNVAFLCLFMLGKLEECLQLLVDSNRIPEAALMARSYLPSKVSDIVSIWKKDLQKVNSKAAESLADPAEYPNLFEDWQIALSVESTLAPKRGVYPPAEEYMTYAERPNESLVEAFKSMNMEEEIPSENGDPAHEVIEDDGVEESQEESQEDAVEVEPDGSIDSGVLVNGNDGEEHWVLTPDQ
- the LOC120670995 gene encoding coatomer subunit beta'-2-like isoform X3, encoding MPLRLEIKRKLAQRSERVKSVDLHPTEPWIMSSLYSGSVCIWNYQTQTMVKSFEVSELPVRSAKFIPRKQWVVAGADDMFIRVYNYNTMDKVKMFEAHTDYIRCVAVHPTLPYVLSSSDDMLIKLWDWDKGWMCTQIFEGHSHYVMQITFNPKDTNTFASASLDRTVKIWSLGSPDPNFTLDGHSKGVNCIDYFTGGDRPYLITGSDDQTAKVWDYQTKSCVQTLEGHAHNVSAVCFHPELPIIMTGSEDGTVRLWHSTTYRLENTLNYGLERVWALGYMKGSRRVVIGYDEGTIMIKIGREEPVASMDSSGKIIWAKHNEIQTVNIKAVGADTEIADGERLPLAVKELGSCDLYPQSLRHNPNGRFVVVCGDGEYIIYTALAWRNRSFGSALEIVWSTDGEYAVRESPSKIKIYSKNFQERKSIRPAFSAERIHGGVLLAMCTNDFICFYDWAECRLIRRIDVNVKNVYWADSGDLVTIASDSSFYILKYNRDLVSSHLDGGASVGEEGVEDAFELLHEINERVRTGLWVGDCFIYNNSLWRLNYCVGGEVTTMFHLDRPMYLLGYLANQSRVYLIDKEFHVVGYTLLLSLIEYKTLVMRGDLERANTILPSIPKEQHNSVAHFLESRGMLEEALDIATDPNYRFDLAVQLGSLEIAKEIAVEARSESKWKQLGELAMSTGKLEMAEECLLQATDLSGLLLLYSSLGDAEGITKLACMAKELGKNNVAFLCLFMLGKLEECLQLLVDSNRIPEAALMARSYLPSKVSDIVSIWKKDLQKVNSKAAESLADPAEYPNLFEDWQIALSVESTLAPKRGVYPPAEEYMTYAERPNESLVEAFKSMNMEEEIPSENGDPAHEVIEDDGVEESQEESQEDAVEVEPDGSIDSGVLVNGNDVLTPDQ